The segment GTATTAAAGATAAACCCTTACCCAGATTAAATTATTAGAAGagtattattaaatattgacTATTGTAGTGGCCTATGAGGAAGTCAAGTTAAAAGAATAATCGTAAAATTAAATGATCTGTTTCTATGTTACTAATAAATAATGTGATTCctgttttttatcttttattatattatattttatgcgCAAAGATAGGAAATTAATGAGCAATTAGTTCAACAATTAAAGCCATTAATAAATATGTGTAATGTCGGATTAATCAGCTAAACTATTAGCAACGTGTGAAAAAGGAAATCATGAAGATAATATCCTGGACCTCAAGGCTTTAATTTGTCTCATTGTTATGTacgtttttctttttaatttcctttttagttacTAACATATATTAATTCTTTCCTCTCttggaaatttttaaaatttttttttcatatgacatgcttaaaattataagattaaaaaatattttgatatatttaaaatatctataatttaaaataataaaattcacgaatcttttttattttcttaaaattcgtactaaatcaaataaattaaaacagaacGAAGAAAtgacttttactttttaataatggGAATGTATGATCTTGATAATTAGGCATGTTTGTTTAGGTAATTATGCATGTTTGTTTAGGTATTAACTTTTTTTCATGTCTCATTCAATGTTCGATATCTGTATTTAAGTCTGATTATTACGAATTCACGCGGAACTATTGGAATGTACAACCTTGATGATTATGCATGTTGTTTAGgtattgactttttttttatgtctcTTCCAATGTTTGAttgaaattcaattattttggaTTTGTGCCACGTAGGATATTATTTGGAGGAAAGCATTTTTTACTAAggaattttttcatatttgatacGATATCTCTTATTAAGAAAAGAACAATCTCATCCATAATATTACGACAGTGATATTAActtcaatattatataaattagacAACCACATAATAATCAtacatacaaataaaaaaggTTTGAAGTATGTGGTCATCAATGTCATTTACGAAAATTCTATCTTTATGCTTTTTTCCATATATTAGTTGGTGAATTGGATGCGTATCTTTAATTGTCGGACCACAAAAAAGTTTTCCATTGGATAAATCCAACTTCCTCTCTCCAATTCAGCAGAttctttcatagaaaaaatgCATCATAAAACAATAATCAAAAACTTAAACAAAATTATCTTTCTAAACAAACCATaatcaaaaatcataataacatacctaaaaaggaaagaaaaacatattcatGAAATCCACTTTATGTGCCACTACCAaaagataatgaaaaaaatatgataaatagaATTAATGGGGCACcgaccaatttttttaaatttatatattttgttaaataagaataattaattagagaaattgaaaaggGGTAAGTAAAGTGATTAAATTAATGGTTTATGGTATCAAGTAAAGAGAAAAAGGAGCAACATTGACACGTCTCTATTTCCGTATGCAAAGAATCGTTATCGTgtaacatgattttatttttattatttttatgtagtgccaacatatgtatatatcaCTATCAAATTTGTGATCTCATGTAAGTTTTGGAACCTATCCAAATATCTTTGCCAATTGTTCGAAAGTTACTTTGATAAATATATGGAATGAGGATGTCACCTaagtttttgataaaataaaaacgTTAGATAATTAACAATACttctttttagaaagaaaaagaaattgtgtTAAAGAATGCTCCCTCCATTcacttttttaagaaataatgattaataaagatCGATATTTTATCACGTTACTTATCTTAATAGATGAATAATTTTaagtgttaaaaaataattttgaaataaaaatgatattgaggaaaaaaatatttttctttttacatgctaaaaaagaataaataaaaataaaaatatattttaataataatgaacaaataaaagtgaacgaACAGTCTTAAAAGTTTTGCGTTCCCGAGAGTCACTTTATGTAAAACACAAACTAATGCTAGAAGTTGCATGCATACTCCATTTGTACAAGGAATTTATCTATCATTAAGTCAACCTTAAGATTGAATTATAGCGTCATTTGTTAAAATCATACATTATCAATATatggtgcttttttttttgggtttctgTTAGTTGTCGTAGTAGCTTTTTTAAAagcaaataatataaattttgattatatatttttttattatattgatataaaagaaattacaatgtataatatttttatttttaattattaaataattaatcaaatagaCGGTTAGAAAGCGCAGCGTaacatatattttgatgaacaaAAATGTGTTAGCCTACACAATTGGGGAATTGTCCTTTTTTGCTTGGTTTTGAGAATCAAAGCTTActttacatacatatattttggATTCTCTTTACATCCTCACCAAATCTACACAATTCCACCTATAAATATATCTTGTTTGTGCTTCTCAAAACTCATCAACACAactcatatatatatctatatcactacattataataattattatcaaataatattatgGAGAGAGTAAGTAGAATGGTATCTGAAAAGCCAGTGGTGATCTTCAGCAAGAACTCTTGTTGCATGAGCCACACCATTAAATCTCTCTTCTGTGATCTCGGCGTTCATCCATctgttcatgagcttgatgagaTGCAGAGAGGAAGAGAGATTGAAGCTGCCCTCTCTAGGCTTGGCTGTAATCCTACAGTACCAGCAGTGTTCATCGGTGGTGAACTCGTTGGCGGTGAAAATGAAGTCATGAGTCTTCATCTTCAACGATCATTGAAGCCAATGCTTAAAAGGGCTGGAGCTTTATGGGTTTGAGTTactaaataacaataacaataacaataacacaagcgaagaataataataatataagctAGAGGTGAAACGTACGTTACTTTTAATtagcatatatataaaaaagtgtGTATGTAATTATTATTCATGTATAAAGAGTACTGAGTccttagtatatatatatatatatagcgtagtgattttctaattattaattataataatataaataatgtgtTCACTTCTAGCTAGTTGTAACCCCAGCTTCTCTTTTTTGTATTGTAAGCTGTGATCTTTTGAACGAATAATAaatctatatatgtataattaacAGTGGCttctactctttttttttttttttgtctaattaAATCTGAATTTAGTTGTTGTTTGATTTGTCTAAtttcaattattatatatagttcatatttttgtacatttgatgattttttttttgttttcttttgcacTCATTAATTTAATCGAAGGAAATATGGATCGATgtggtaaattatttttaaaaaatgatttatattgTCAATGTTTacaatttaaattcatatttatatatagaaaaaaaatcatgagaagaattaatcgaattcaaataaaattgagCAACAACGAACCTTGTTCATGCAAATTAAAATTGCAGAATCTAAATTAAAGGGAATAATATATAGGCTCTACTATGATAAAAGAGCATCAAACATGTGTGAATGGTTGCATGCATGCAAGCTATTACCATACAAAATATTAACGTCTAGAATGATATTATGATACAACATTATGTCAACCAAATAATAATCTAGagtaatagaaaaatatttttgagtattTCCATgcaaattgatattttattggcAAAGGTATAGCGACAACTTAGTAATTTATATAATAGATGTAAACGTGTATTTTAAGACAAATTGTATAttgtaattaataattattgttgTCATTAAGGttgttaattaaatatttagtttcAATTGTAGACATACCAAAGATGAAGGTAATAAGAGGAATATTAATGCTATTTACAATAGTTTTGAGAAATTTATGTCACTTTCTTCTTTGTGACAATTCCATCAATATAATGATGTTATGTGTTCCATATAGagaatgaaatttatatgaattagATTATATTCCATCTTTCCTTTTTCTGTTATGGTTCAGGTAGATTGATACTCTCACCAAGATTATCACGATCTAATTTACTTGGTATAAAAATTTATGTAGAAATTTTACAAAAGTATAGAAAAATTAAggatgtattgataatattgataggttgatcaatattgatatattgataGGTTGATTAATATTTGTAGTATTTATCAATGTTGATAATTGATCGTATTGATCAATAATGATgttattgataaataataatgttaataacgTAACATACTCCTTTTATAGGAGAAAATTGTAAAGTGCTAAGTTAATTATACTTAGAGTCCTAGTACAATACATATtactactataataataatgcaattataaataatataaatcttAATTATactataatcaatatatatatatatatatataaatctgaaTCCAAAATCGCtgatgtggcacctctctatggccttcattttaatttctttttttcctccttttttttatttttttcatttcttttcattaaataatttatttattaattaaaaaattaattcatatttattattctaattatacCTAATAAGTTACAACAAAACCTCCATCTATTTACATTCCCTACTTAAATAATATGtcttttcaacttatttttaattattcttatggTTTACACAAACTATAAATAACAACTATCTATGTTCAATGATCATTctcattttctcattctttctttttattagtatagttttttctttttttacatttttttttcatctttttcatcaATCATGTACTTAATAAGTTCACCATATGATCTTCATATTGATAAAAATCATAGATATATtcttcaagattcatcaaattTTGATGTTTGCATTAGTTTGGTACAAgtttatgaaaatgaagaaggaatCGTAATTATTTCGAGATTTCATCAAGAAGATGGTCATATTAGtaaaaaagtttgaatgattttcaaatattttgaagattaattcattcatgtattgttttgattatatttcttacttagatatataatttcatgttattcaacaaaaattaaattatgaaattctACTAATCAACACATTAGAAAGCtcaattaacattattttctctattttactttgctctttttcttcttcttcttcttattattattattgttgttgttgttgttgttcttgttgttcttgttgttgttcttattattatcattattattattattattattattattattattattattattattattattattatgtgaatgaatgaagatgaaaagttatatagttttatttttatgttattttttcgtcaagttctaattaatattttaatttttgtcacagttaaaaaaaatataatattgcacATAATACATTTCTTATAGCTATTGCATATCGATGtctctaaaaaatatatgatgtagtttatcatattaaaaaatagtcatagactaaacaaaaaataaattaatcatttttagtacttttaaaaaatttaatgaataaataaattatttaatgaaaagaatgaagaaattttttttcccttagtcacattaattatattaaaactaaaaagcgtaatttatttaacttctcttaattattgaaaatgagaaacataaaaaaaagtgatgtgacatttatcttctctttattgaccttttttcttatttaaattaattaatttttgtaaaagtaatttaattaattaattaaaaataatttttattaatagaagaacatttacaataaaaaaatttcacatactACTTTATTAGGAGTAAATAATAATCATCCATAACTCACATTTAATTTTCAATCCTAATGgattaatttttcactttttttttttaccttcttctgattataaatttagaataataattttaaaaaaatattttaagttattttctctttattatttacttacaaccaatatatctatttacatataaagttagaatgttagaaataaataagatgatGTGGTACATTTTTATCACCTCCAatcacatttatcttttctctaaattatttagcatgttttttttatttttcaccagtgtgatattgtaaaatatattttcaaaatttcctcttcaaataattacttaatagtattattttgcataattaacatttttttatatatgtaacttttatttttaattgttaattaataatattaatgactTCAAAACCTTTCACGTGGATAACCCCTAAAGTAATTAATGTGCAAGTTATATAGTTTTTCTTATCTTACTTAGTTGCTACAAGtaacaattttaaagaaattttctatagagtttttgtattttattagtatttttttatatattataaatttataagtgTTTATTAACAGTTTGGTATATTGCAACATTTGCTTTTTTTTCCGTtctgtaataataattattgtgttgctatttttttaaaaaaatattgaatgtttGCTTTTCATATTAGAttcatgttaaattaaaaaaattaagtagagTATATTGTTagttgaataatgaaaatatgataCTCCTATTGAATTGCTTATGTAGTGTTGACATGATTTCTCAATATACCGAAGATGATTTTCACCTAAATAAAAGTcaaccttttattattttacaagcAATAGATTCTAAAAGatgtaattattttagataaataatatgataagcATGACTTGAAATTAGTTGTATATTTCCACTCTAGGAATTtcattcacacacacacacacatatatatgtgtgatatcttttctaatttattaaattattggttatcaatttatttagagtaacttttttcattaatatttttttttataaacattgTATAATTTAACTCCctcctaaaatataatttagaatttacTACAGCCGcatcaacaaaaagaaaattttcatgaaattatttttctttttttacatgTTTCTAAAGATAACATACCAAATAGATTATACGAAATCaactatatttaaaatactaaaagcATAAATAGTGAACAacaagttgaaaaatataatttattgggtttaatgataataatgtttgactcaatatatttaaacaaaaaaaaattattcataattcTAATAATGTCCGCGCGAAGCGCGGATATGTTAACTAGTTCTAATATAAATTCTAGTCGTAATATAATCCTAACCATACTATAATTCTAAATAGCTTCGTTGGACCTATTCCTTCGATATGTTCCGATCCTCAACTTCCTTCTTTTTTAACACATAGGCCGTGATAACTATTGCATCCAAACTAGTTCatataaaacatttttcatcattaaaaataGTAGTAAATTAAAACACTAGATTAATCAAAAACCATGATATAACATAAACCGAATGTTATGACAGTGAAAATACATTGAAACCCCCAAGAACCGGCTATATGAGTCAAGAACAtctaaatgaagaaaaaatatagatGTCTCAAAAAACTACTGTCTTAGTGAAATttgatgaaactttttttttagtaataataaaatcatcatgAAAAAagttagcaaaaaaaaatattgcgtCTTTTTTAGTTCATCtccaaatattaaataatgtttttttcttttttatcaatttttaaatttaatttctatatgatatgtttaataccacaagattaaaaaacatTATACATAGAGATGGGGCAAGGCCCGTGCTACATCAAAGTAACATAATGTTCAGGAAGTCTTATCATGTCATTGaagttgttattatatatagttaatacattacacaaaaaaattttaaaaaacacttTTTCATGAAGAAAGAGGTTTAGCATCACCGTTAAAGCGTAATGTGAAAACCCATGTTATGGATAACATATACTTGAAACGGGGATTACAACATGCTCAATTCTTGCTAAACAATTTAGTGTAGTCATCTTTTAAAAtagtacttaattaattagaaacTTACTTCCAATGAACTTTttaatatcatatatcatatgtTCTGAGTTAAGACCTTACCATAATTTCTTTCTTCCTCCTAATTTCAATCACAATTTCATATACTACCCAAAGATCTATGAAAATTTTGTAACTTCAAAAACATTATAGACAAATTTAAATCATCATTCATTGTGAATATCTTATTTACATAGAAATCAACATGTCTTTTTAAGA is part of the Solanum lycopersicum chromosome 1, SLM_r2.1 genome and harbors:
- the LOC101244989 gene encoding monothiol glutaredoxin-S3, translated to MERVSRMVSEKPVVIFSKNSCCMSHTIKSLFCDLGVHPSVHELDEMQRGREIEAALSRLGCNPTVPAVFIGGELVGGENEVMSLHLQRSLKPMLKRAGALWV